TATTAAAAGGATCAGTACTGGCTTAgtacaattttacttttaccaAGTTATCGAAGTATCCGACATTAATATCgccaattaaatttatgtatttctttcaAAGCATGTTCCATATTGaacaaatacattaatattttagtgCTAAAAACAAAACTCGTTAGAGCCCGTATGGATCAAGCCGGTCGCAAAGTTCTTATATCAAGTACCATGCACAGAACGTTTGGACGACCACAGTGGATGCAACTACGTGATTTATTAGCAGCCTGGAAAGCAAATTTAACAGCTGTACAAGAGGGTATGAAATCCGTTGCTGCTGCACAAATGGAACTTGCTGCAAAAAATAAAGCTGTAATTAATCATTGATAAGTGAAGTTATGTATATGAAATTCATAACCTACGTATACAACGATTAACTGgaaattggaattaattaatttttttttttattacatcatCACTTTAtcggaataaataaatgtgtcgTGTAATAACAGTATTATGTTTGTATGTGACCATACTGTTTACAATggaatatgtaattttataaacaatttcataaaCGTTACATCTTTGACAAACATAAAACATCGTTTGTACAGGTTTgtatgtgaaaaaaaaaaacatatttggAATGTACTACATTCTATAAGGTAAAGAACcttaaaatacaaacattaaTCATAATCtgattatgtatttttttattttcttcttttcaaatggcaacattttattttcattaatcaattttatataagacGAAGCTTGATCGTAGAAGCAtttcttacattttacaatttgacCAATAAAGAACATTGATATACAATTTCATAATTGTGCATTACATGATTAGAAAAGccacatatttttttgtactaattCGCTTCATTGTTTGTTTCTAATCTGTAACTTGTTGCTTATCACATGATTGTTGaatcgtacaaaaattataaacctTAAAGAACTAATGATATAAATCTATGAAAAAGTAACACAGCAAGTGGCTTGAAGCAAATTCAAAATATAGAAGTAATGTAAAACTATTTATTGTAGCATTTACCATTATTTAACGTGTTTATATAGAAACGTACgtaaattagtttttttatctattaaCATAGTTTACatacatttctatatatacTTGTATACTGTTTTAAATTCGCCTCGTATATACGTTTACAAGAACAATatataagtaaaaatattccctGCAATCATAACCTTTACTTTTTGCAATAGTTTCAAATTCACTGGTAATCGAACTATGAATTATAAGCTAGTCAAATGTTGgacacaaaatatatatatctaaaGACACACTAAATCACATAATAAACCAAAAAAATgagtaaatttttcatatgaacatttcgaaaaattatatttgaaagtaATGGAAAATAGTCACTTGTGACATTACGAtgttgtttttcaaatggatacttcacaaacattttatatagatACACTAAATGCAATTTGATGTAAaccataataataataataaaagcatAACAGAATCTATATGAAAGATGCATAGCATAATTCTCTTatctgataaaaatgatattttagaaaaacaaaacaaatatcgAGCACTGATGTAATGTAgtgaaatattatgtataacaTGTGTGCAAtctataacaataatttcttattaaagtTATTGACATAACTTATAATGAGTTTCTCTATAGCTAATGATAATAGTacgttgtaaaaataataactatcATCGTAAAATTATCGTTTCAATAGCTTAGTCACTGATTGATACATAAGAAACTTTCTTTGctgtttcttaatttatttctagatcgattttatttcagatatgGCATCATAAATCTCACGTTGTACTGCTTtttgaaatctaaaaatttcgttaaattatacattacaCGATGgatgatgtaaataaatgtaatataacaCATCTATTATATAGCCTCAAATACACGCATGtataaaaatcttttcattgtataaagtaattgaacaaattaacaaagccataatttgaaatatttgttgactttagaatgtattcaaaatatgcaaaatatcgATACTCCCTATAGacctctatatttatttctgtctTTGCATACATCAATCTTTTGTAGCATTCACTGAAAGACAAATTACGAACAATAGgtactttatatgtatattgtttttttaacataaacTCAATCTTTGTCtttaaaattgttgcaaaGTCAGATTTGAGTGGAGAAACGAGGACGTGGCAAGTCTCCAAATACTGTATCACCATGAACACTCTTAGCTAAAGCTTTAATCGAAGCTCGTATATTATGTGGATCATGTGGATCTCTTGACAACTGAAAtagcattttattaattttaattgttccataatatatacatgtatagaaTCTTGTATACcaatgtatacattaaaattacatgCAACTATATCACcgataatattactttcaactttggaaaaaaaagtaaactgtatatatatatatatatacatatatatacctGATCACCATCTTGATCTTGAACTGTTCTATGCACAAATGGTGGAAAAGATGGTACACTAACTGGTAATGATTTAGCTAACGTGGGATGACCACCTCTCTGTCCTCTTGGCATATGAATACCTTCATCTTGGCCAGAATCTGAACATAATGTCGATAACATTATCCAATTATTAACATTGaagttaaaattgatataaactGAAATTTTGTCTTACCATCCGTGTCAGACCCTTCTTCAGAAGATTGAACAGGATCAGTAGTATGAGAATCTTCCATCCCTTCCAAAGGAAATAAAGCTTCTGTGTCAAAACTAGTTGGTTCTttagtatatatgtataatcgATCTTTCTTATCCACATTACCATTCtacaaacattaattaaatgttatgTATCATGTATCTAAAATATCTATAtacgaatatatttgaaatacacAGTGAACTTACAACAAGAGAATTAGGAGAATATTTAGCACCTGCTGCTTCATGTTTAACATTAGGACcagtaacaatttttgtttcattagaTATTATTTGCGATGTTGGGTTTACCATATTAGTTGCAGAGGTAGTTAAACTGGTTGTAAAGCTATCTGGGGTTGTAGGAGGTGTTTCTATATTGTTTGTTAATCTACTTGTTTCTTCTCCTTTGGATATTAACCTGCtaaatatgtataacatatatatttcaaattataattctgaaataatttaatgttttatatttgtaatttatatataagaCCTTGTCAAAATTCTATGCTCCTTATGAGCTCTTTCACGAAACTGCTCTAATAGTTGATACTGCTCTGCTGTGAAAGCACGAATTTTATCTTCTATTTCTGCAGACTGTCGTTGGACAGCTTCTTCAAGCTGCTTTTGGAGATTACCCAAAGCCATTTGTACATTGACGGGTAACTGTGATACTGgatggataaaataaaatatgtaacatttcAAAGTCCTGTTTAAATCACACCTGATTAgttaatatgaataattattcattaatttaccAGAAAATTTGGTGGGCTGCTGAAGGTAATCAAATTCATCCAAAGTATTACAAGGAagtattattctaaatattggACTATAATCTGGACTGGACTTTAACTTGTTTATTTCTTCAGGTGAAGTCTACAATAAAAAGCATgatctaataaaaatgaaatacacacatataataaattatgttgagatagtttcataaaataaaagttttaacaAAACTAATTCTTCtactttctattattatagaaaaatgtatacttaCAACAATATCACGGTTAATAAGAACTAAAGCAGCACCATAGTCTCTATGTACAGCATGTGTGTACATTGAACAATTATAACAACGGTGAATAACCCATGATCCTACATTCCTTATCTCCACTAAACCTGGTTGTTCTTTAGTGATACCTTCAAGTTCTGATATTGTTGCAAGGTtctgtttaaaacaaaaagtattttcttttaacattataatttttcatttataaataaaagagtgtTTTATGCACTCTTCTTCTATAATTCAGAAATTGCAACTCTAATTATAGTATAATCTcatcaattatattttctgtcaATTTAACAAAACTGCTAGAAgcttttgataaaaatgatcgaaatttgtatagaaaaatatcatgAATCATTGTCATGCAAATTATACATTCATATCAcatgaaaaagtttcataaatatttataatagtaactacaacaaattatttatctcACCTGACCAAAGAAACCGTCGACCTGATCTTGAGGTGACAATTCAATATCGTCGATGTTGACCTTTTGCAGTTCAGTGCCCCTCGATTTTATGGACACGTTCAAACATTTACACACAATATGCATCTTACACGATCAGTATACAAcgttttataaaagaaattttaaaaataagaatactGTCTCGCGATGCCGGGACTCATGCACACGGTATATACACTGTTCacttaattttcttcgagatATATCAAATATACTTCCAAAATCTCTTTCTGGTTTTCAACAGCTTTCAGTTTTTGAGATTAGAATCAATCGAAGCTTTCATAGATAATTTGAACGAAACAGTAGAACGTATAAACCGATGGTTTGACTCGAGAAGTATATTGTTGTAACACTGTGCGTTTCGCGCtattgttaaatttcaaataatatccTACTACCTTTGAGTAAAGGGAACACTTAGACGTACGGTGTATTTACTTtcgaaaagagaaataaacactttggaaatttattgATGTTCGTTTCGACTGCTATACAATTCGTTTCATGGGTTAATCCACACACTGTTGACACATACGCACACTCTAAACCAAGTAAACGAATTACCGAAGCTCGTGGCtctgttaaatatatatttgcgTCTGAGAGTTCGTTTCACCGTATACGGAGATAGTTTTGAATGCCAATaatctgaaattttgcataaattttaCTGAACGACTCTacacaatttcattaaatggtaaatttctacatttcttGGGTACGACGCACGTATTTACAAGTATTTCTGAAAATCTTTGGAGCCTctactaaaaataaacactGATTTATAGGTGCGTACAGATGCGTACGTGATCACCCCAGACAAAAACATACTTGCTACCTTGCTAGTCAAACGATCGACTTTACCATATGACACCGCAAACATGTGTATGTTTATGTCCAGAccaagaatatttcaaattggaCGTGCAATCTATAATTCTTGTTTCACAAGTTCAGTTATTCttgctttattttataatattaagtaaaattcgtaaattgacattttatttaacatgtaACTTTACGAATCGTAAACAATATACAATTTGACTTGAACCATACAactaattgtaattgtattcGAGACTCAAAGTATGTAGTTCCcgaattctattttcaaaatattctgtttcatttcttatttctaaaTGTAGAAAGGGTAATAATACGTAATTTCCCATTTATAaatccattctttttttaatgacatTATATTCTGAGGATAACACTTTACATATACATCAGTttaacaataatgtttgtacATTGTCTATATAATACTGtctaaatgtaataatattaataaatgtacagCGGAATtgtatacacacatatatatatatatatatatatcctttttttgttgtaaaatatcaatttgtaCATAACGGAATGTAAAACTGTTATAATGCTACTGTAGGAAtgttaatacaataaaatatcgaacataataaaaacaaaataattattttaaatttcatgatttCATGTCAAGGTATTCTTCTTTCCACTTGAAATACTCATTAAATCGTATTGCAGCATACCTACAAAGTATTATACCGattgataaaaaagaatgttataaaaatactattacATTAACAAAGCATAACAAGTAATTTTACAATGATTTTTAGGGAAAAGCACACAAGACTTTCTAAAACATAcacatttatcatttataatatttcttgaacatttacatatacttACTCTAAAAAATCAAAGTCAATTGTTGAATGTTCGCTCTGTATAAGTCCCCAACAACCCCAAAAAAAGTGtgataaaagaacaaatttatttacttgcaTATAcagtaaattaatatcattttcagGTACATAGTTTACATTATTGTATTCCTGAAGATagatatttaaccatgttTTTTGCAATTCTTCTTCAGGATACAAAGAGTAATCAGGATTATCAatacctaaaataaaattatatcataaTAAAGAACGTATTATATCAATTATCATTTAGGAAAATGGTTAGATTACCAGCAAATTCTGCAAAATGATTAGCTATATCAAAAGCTTGGTAATTGTACGCAGTATATTCAAAATCGATAAACgtaacaatattttccttttgattGTACAGTACATTTCCTAGAAGCAAATCATTATGCGCAAAAACTACTTCCCCATTCAAATCTGAAAGTGTCTTCTTTAAGAACTGATAATTTTGTCTTAACACACTAATTGGTTTTATGAGTTTCTCAAATCTGAAAGCAAcaatagtaaatttaaaagaacaacACAAATTCAAGCATACttcttattataatatattacctTGCCTGCTTGAAATCatcagaaaattgttttggcataatttccataaatttttctactttaCTCCAAATAAATGCTTCTTTGGGTATCTCAGAGCTATCAGGTTTTAGTTTATGCATCTCAGCCATTCTCTTAGCAATTAAAGTATATACATTAGGATTTCTTACCGTTTCCGTTGTGAGCGTAGTACCTTCGATAAACTGATAAGCCAACCCATTATTAAAAGTAGCATAAATTGAATGGGTAAATCCTGCCTTATTTAATATCTGTTAAAAGTATAGATACATCTTTCTCTGTACTCATTTGgttacttttattgtttctgtCATATTTACACttactcgaatatttcttgtttcatCCTTACGATTAATTAGCAGATCTGTCTTATGACCATACACACGAACTAAAACCATTTCATTGTAATGCCCAGAATACCACACTCCTATAAGTTTATTCGTAATCCCATCAGTAAATATCTGAAAACAATACTAAACATATTAGTATTAATTACCTCTCAGACTAACTATTACTAAAGAAATGagatttaagaaattcaaACTTGTTATCAAAAGATAAACTCAAATACTAGATAAGCAGTATGTTGaccttaattttatttcgaagttaaatcattttattgttgaattaaaataaaaactatgcAACTACATTCTGCAGAATAacagtatttattaaacagtTAACAattcacaaaatatatataagattaaaaaatacaatgcaTACAGTGAaaggattttaaaaaaatataaaaacacaaCAAATCTGTTACCTTAAAATCTAGCCTATCTAAAGGCCATGTTGGcctaattcttttaattatctcTTTGGCACCAttgacaatttcattttcatctacTGTTATGTCAAGATGTGGTTCTATGCATACTTGGTCCATGATTATATGTTAtctataaattaacaaaaaattattattattattattatagcaattAAATGAATGATGCTCTATGTATACAGTATATTTTGAACACTAAAAgtttacttaataaatatttataagttttagaattatatttttagcaATGAGcaaaaaagtatattatagATTGAAATTGGTAATTCATGTAATCCACTAAAATATTAAGATATACCAGACTTATGTGCACGTACGAATGTAAGCTGCACTGTGGAATAGTTCCACTGTAACTGGAAGTCATGTGTGTCAATAGACTGATAATGATTGACAAGGATTGGCAAGGGGAGGCTAGGCTCGGCTCATACAAAAGCCCTCGGGTTTATGAATGATGCCATTGCATTCTCAATCACAGTGGAAATCGTTCACTACTACAGTCACAATATGTTAAATGATTTCATGTTCCACATATCTATACatagaaataaatggaaaaatttatcTGTATTCATTATTACTAACATTTTACTCAGagttacaattacaaaattatatttacttatacatattctcaattgataaatattcattacatattcaattaaacatattctaatgattaaaattaataaatggcAAAAGAATAGAATGTTGTTCATTAAAAGCTGTCTGTGAAAAATGTGGAAAAATGGTAGtctattctataatattaaatacttcaaataaaaaatactttataaataattattgaatttcttacaaaaaacATAAAGATTATTCGATTTGACAGACGTCAACGTGTTTATGTTGCGTAAAAAAACACACCTTTGCTTTTGTTGATCCCTTTTCAATTCAAGGATGGTATAGGGATTGTTACTAGTGAAAAGTTGTTAAATTGTTGAGGTCGAATAGcgcttaatttaatttattatgaagaCGTATCGACGAATACAGAATATGacatatattaatttcgtattatttaaaatgcatACTAATGTATTTGAcactttatattataatttcacatgtgtagttattttttaatcataaaGTATCCATTCTTGAAtgcagaatatttttaaaagttttgcTTTTGCTAACTTCAGATCGAAGTATTATTTACTCCCGTTGGCGTTGGCGCCCATAATACCGAGAAGTAaacaatatttgcaaaaaatatatgtacatgtaaaatttatcgaaattgtAAGCCGtttgatataattaaatcattGTAGATTAAAGAGAATCGacttaatttgtaaatatctcTAAATACTTCagttaatgtaaattatgttCAATGTCTTTTGTGttctgtataatatttaattatatcgtaTGTTTTGATAAACACGCGTAGTTGCAAGAGatgtacattttcaaaaaacttttatCTTTTGTGATTATCATACATTGTGTTTAGTGTTgtgttgtaaaattgtaagaaTATGTCAAAGAAGGTTCCACTCCGTCAAACTGAAATACAACCTACATTTAAAGGATTTCttgaaagatttaaaaagaaatctaccACACAATCCAGGTATAAAAAGAGTTtacacaatttattaataatgtctAATGTTTTTAAGATATATTAGGAAAATGTCATTTTCTTTTGGCAGTACTCCAAAATCATCAGTCACAGATTTAGagcaaaatgaaaacaatagaACCAACAACTATGAATCTTGTAATACTaaacaattagaaaaaatatctaaaatgtCCATCATATCTATTGtaagaaaatttcttattgtttatagaaaatgtataaaagaatttaatgtGATACAGTAAGCATGTTTTAGGATAGCGAGGATTCATTACTTTATGGTTCTATGAAAACACCCACAAAGATGATAGATAACAATTTGAATGATTATGAGAAAATGATGTCAAATGatgaaagtaaaaagaaatttcctgTATTGAAAAGTAAAccaacattaaaaatgaaatttattcaatcatCAGATAGTGAAAATGATATAGAAACAGTACCATGTTtgagtttaaataaaaagaaaataattattaatgatagCAGTGAAGAACATGTGCCCAGTCATTTTCCATCTATTAAGAAAGAGGATATATCTTCGTTAATGTCTCCTGAAAGTGATGCCTTTAGAGCAGAAGCTGAAGATAATAAAGCAATAGAAAGTGATGATCCAAGAACTCCAAGAAAGTTTCtaaaaactaaaagaaaagaaaatactgtGATATCAGATTCAGATAGTAATAGCCCAGATTCTAAGAATAGTTCCAAAGGAACTCCTAAAAAGGAATGGGTTGGACCagactttaaattaaaattaaaaccatTGGGATTAGGAAAACAGTTAGATCCTTGGATACAATCTGCAAGAGGGAAATCTATAATGTCTTCAGTACCTGTaagtattcatatatttaattgatatatTACTGCAGATTATTACTGCACCAATTGTATGCAAAATAACTGAATTATTTACAGGCCATGAAAGATAAATTAGAAGACAGATACAAGGATTTAAAAGATTtgcaaatagaaattcttgagaaatatta
This portion of the Hylaeus volcanicus isolate JK05 chromosome 4, UHH_iyHylVolc1.0_haploid, whole genome shotgun sequence genome encodes:
- the LOC128876024 gene encoding ethanolamine kinase; this translates as MDQVCIEPHLDITVDENEIVNGAKEIIKRIRPTWPLDRLDFKIFTDGITNKLIGVWYSGHYNEMVLVRVYGHKTDLLINRKDETRNIRILNKAGFTHSIYATFNNGLAYQFIEGTTLTTETVRNPNVYTLIAKRMAEMHKLKPDSSEIPKEAFIWSKVEKFMEIMPKQFSDDFKQARFEKLIKPISVLRQNYQFLKKTLSDLNGEVVFAHNDLLLGNVLYNQKENIVTFIDFEYTAYNYQAFDIANHFAEFAGIDNPDYSLYPEEELQKTWLNIYLQEYNNVNYVPENDINLLYMQVNKFVLLSHFFWGCWGLIQSEHSTIDFDFLEYAAIRFNEYFKWKEEYLDMKS
- the LOC128876022 gene encoding uncharacterized protein LOC128876022 isoform X1 encodes the protein MHIVCKCLNVSIKSRGTELQKVNIDDIELSPQDQVDGFFGQNLATISELEGITKEQPGLVEIRNVGSWVIHRCYNCSMYTHAVHRDYGAALVLINRDIVTSPEEINKLKSSPDYSPIFRIILPCNTLDEFDYLQQPTKFSVSQLPVNVQMALGNLQKQLEEAVQRQSAEIEDKIRAFTAEQYQLLEQFRERAHKEHRILTSRLISKGEETSRLTNNIETPPTTPDSFTTSLTTSATNMVNPTSQIISNETKIVTGPNVKHEAAGAKYSPNSLVNGNVDKKDRLYIYTKEPTSFDTEALFPLEGMEDSHTTDPVQSSEEGSDTDDSGQDEGIHMPRGQRGGHPTLAKSLPVSVPSFPPFVHRTVQDQDGDQLSRDPHDPHNIRASIKALAKSVHGDTVFGDLPRPRFSTQI
- the LOC128876022 gene encoding uncharacterized protein LOC128876022 isoform X2, which encodes MHIVCKCLNVSIKSRGTELQKVNIDDIELSPQDQVDGFFGQNLATISELEGITKEQPGLVEIRNVGSWVIHRCYNCSMYTHAVHRDYGAALVLINRDIVTSPEEINKLKSSPDYSPIFRIILPCNTLDEFDYLQQPTKFSVSQLPVNVQMALGNLQKQLEEAVQRQSAEIEDKIRAFTAEQYQLLEQFRERAHKEHRILTRLISKGEETSRLTNNIETPPTTPDSFTTSLTTSATNMVNPTSQIISNETKIVTGPNVKHEAAGAKYSPNSLVNGNVDKKDRLYIYTKEPTSFDTEALFPLEGMEDSHTTDPVQSSEEGSDTDDSGQDEGIHMPRGQRGGHPTLAKSLPVSVPSFPPFVHRTVQDQDGDQLSRDPHDPHNIRASIKALAKSVHGDTVFGDLPRPRFSTQI